A genomic segment from Syngnathus scovelli strain Florida chromosome 3, RoL_Ssco_1.2, whole genome shotgun sequence encodes:
- the LOC125994215 gene encoding protein yippee-like 1 produces MVKMTKSKTFQAYLPSCHRTYSCIHCRAHLANHDELISKSFQGSQGRAYLFNSVVNVGCGPAEERVLLTGLHAVADIYCENCKTTLGWKYEHAFETSQKYKEGKFIIELAHMIKDNGWE; encoded by the exons ATGGTCAAGATGACCAAGTCCAAGACCTTCCAGGCCTATCTGCCCAGCTGCCACCGCACCTACAGCTGCATCCACTGCAGAGCGCACCTGGCCAACCACGACGAGCTCATCTCCAAG TCATTTCAGGGAAGCCAAGGAAGAGCGTATCTCTTCAACTCTGT GGTGAACGTGGGCTGCGGTCCGGCTGAGGAGCGGGTTCTCCTCACGGGTCTTCACGCTGTGGCCGACATCTACTGTGAAAACTGCAAAACCACCCTGGGCTGGAAATAT GAGCACGCCTTTGAGACCAGTCAGAAGTACAAAGAGGGAAAGTTCATCATCGAGCTGGCTCACATGATCAAAGACAACGGATGGGAATGA
- the LOC137840161 gene encoding uncharacterized protein — MMTSHCGWGPTPPSRVTVTSGPTDPPSLTSTRVQVSLKGGNAFPCSLAAATGSATSATRRETTSARKEERHISCRHMTVSRLQRLCKKRRREVNGCALTGYKEELLCQGDWKTLDCPDERVIRIRSAFHGRKRSDVCPSGGGSRDDCRVEGALRHLRGLCDNYQICPIYLTDTDSCPGVSKYLHIVYSCEKKVCHDSLGIADGRIPDSSFSDSSSAINAEPHKARLGGSDCWKSSKIFDSWIQVNLGQNFKVTGVKTQSCTYQFQSSSVFGMQFSIDEVTWYRHPVQPSVGTYLLTRPVFAQYVRLLPMFLGLRFDVLGCTSDDSARNILCNSTATDLGLNGSMTVRCPLGCAQAGYKVYGTRLYKQDSNICAAAIHSGVIEIGGDVTLLKGLPQKAYNGSTCNGIVSKVYVDRWDPSPSFTFADTEPRCLGPDWEEFADFCYKHFDTKKTWYSARHSCWGLDANLVSFRSEAEWDWLQDLMKLAPGDTWTGLNDLVNRGRYVWSDSQKVPTFTNWAAPGRPTGVMDNCVAALSQSGKWKKMSCMQLNGYVCKMPTARYALDIKSANGSCE, encoded by the exons ATGATGACGTCTCACTGTGGTTGGGGGCCGACGCCTCCATCAAGGGTGACGGTGACAAGTGGACCGACGGATCCCCCTTCTCTTACCTCCACTCGAGTGCAG gtgtcgctgaaggGGGGAAATGCCTTTCCTTGCTCACTGGCAGCGGCGACTGGAAGCGCGACAAGTGCGACGAGAAGAGAGACTAcgtctgcaagaaaagag GAAAGACACATCAGCTGCCGCCACATGACGGTAAGTCGCCTTCAACGTCTCTGTAAAAAAAGACGGAGAGAAGTCAACGGTTGTGCTCTCACAGGCTACAAGGAGGAACTTCTCTGCCAAGGCGATTGGAAAACCCTTGATTGTCCCGATGAAAGAGTCATCCGCATACGGTCGGCTTTCCATGGACGGAAGCGTAGCGACGTCTGTCCGAGTGGCGGCGGATCACGCG ATGACTGCAGGGTGGAAGGGGCTCTCCGTCACTTGAGAGGATTGTGTGACAACTATCAGATTTGCCCCATTTACCTTACGGATACGGACTCCTGCCCTGGTGTCTCCAAATACCTCCACATTGTCTACAGCTGCGAGAAGAAAG TGTGTCATGATAGTCTGGGCATCGCTGACGGGAGAATCCCAGACTCTTCTTTTTCAGACTCTTCCTCTGCGATCAATGCCGAACCTCACAAAGCGCGTCTGGGGGGCAGCGATTGCTGGAAATcgtccaaaatct TCGACAGCTGGATCCAGGTGAACCTCGGTCAGAACTTCAAGGTGACAGGCGTCAAGACCCAGAGCTGTACATACCAATTTCAAAGTTCCAGTGTATTTGGGATGCAGTTCAGTATTGACGAAGTGACTTGGTATCGCCACCCAGTACAG CCTTCTGTGGGGACTTatctactaaccaggcccgtgtTCGCCCAGTATGTTCGCCTCCTGCCAATGTTTTTGGGCCTACGCTTTGACGTCTTAGGGTGCACGTCTGACGACAGCGCTCGCA ACATCTTATGCAACAGCACAGCCACCGACCTCGGCCTCAACGGTTCAATGAC GGTCCGGTGCCCACTGGGCTGCGCCCAAGCCGGCTACAAGGTCTACGGAACACGGCTCTACAAACAG GACTCGAACATCTGCGCGGCTGCTATTCACTCGGGCGTCATTGAGATTGGAGGAGATGTGACTTTGCTGAAGGGACTGCCACAGAAAGCCTACAACGGCTCCACCTGTAACGGAATCGTCTCGAAAGT ATATGTTGACAGATGGGATCCGTCTCCGTCTTTCACTTTTGCTGACACGG AGCCGAGATGCTTgggacctgactgggaggagTTTGCGGACTTCTGCTACAAACATTTTGACACGAAGAAGACGTGGTACAGCGCTCGACACTCCTGCTGGGGTCTCGATGCCAATCTGGTGTCCTTTCGCTCTGAGGCTGAGTGGGATTGGCTGCAGGACCTCATGAAGCTTG CTCCTGGAGACACGTGGACCGGACTGAACGACCTGGTCAATCGCGGCAGATACGTGTGGTCGGACAGCCAGAAGGTGCCGACCTTCACCAACTGGGCTGCTCCGGGAAGACCTACCGGCGTGATGGACAATTGCGTGGCCGCCTTGAGCCAG TCTGGCAAATGGAAGAAGATGTCCTGCATGCAACTCAATGGCTACGTGTGTAAGATGCCCACGGCGCGTTATGCGCTGGATATAAAAAGCGCCAATGGAAGTTGCGAGTAA